A genomic region of Papaver somniferum cultivar HN1 chromosome 7, ASM357369v1, whole genome shotgun sequence contains the following coding sequences:
- the LOC113298589 gene encoding 60S ribosomal protein L13a-2-like isoform X2, translating to MLVTICLEDYLQFCQIVIVRVQGSVFLAPAKILWRTIHRMIPHKTKRGAAALARFKAYEGIPPPYDKAKRMFSLLLLKVLLVGKTFV from the exons ATGCTCGTGACCATATGCTTGGAAGATTATCTTCAATTTTGCCAAATAGTAATTGTTCGTGTGCAGGGATCTGTCTTTCTG GCTCCTGCTAAGATCCTTTGGAGGACAATCCATCG TATGATTCCACACAAGACCAAGCGTGGGGCTGCTGCACTTGCTCGATTTAAGGCTTATGAGGGTATTCCACCACCATATGACAAGGCTAAGAGGATGTTCTCCCTGTTGCTCTTGA aagTACTGCTTGTTGGGAAGACTTTCGTCTGA
- the LOC113298589 gene encoding 60S ribosomal protein L13a-2-like isoform X1: MLVTICLEDYLQFCQIVIVRVQGSVFLAPAKILWRTIHRYLFVSSMIPHKTKRGAAALARFKAYEGIPPPYDKAKRMFSLLLLKVLLVGKTFV, from the exons ATGCTCGTGACCATATGCTTGGAAGATTATCTTCAATTTTGCCAAATAGTAATTGTTCGTGTGCAGGGATCTGTCTTTCTG GCTCCTGCTAAGATCCTTTGGAGGACAATCCATCG TTACTTGTTTGTTTCTAGTATGATTCCACACAAGACCAAGCGTGGGGCTGCTGCACTTGCTCGATTTAAGGCTTATGAGGGTATTCCACCACCATATGACAAGGCTAAGAGGATGTTCTCCCTGTTGCTCTTGA aagTACTGCTTGTTGGGAAGACTTTCGTCTGA
- the LOC113298589 gene encoding 60S ribosomal protein L13a-2-like isoform X4 produces the protein MLVTICLEDYLQFCQIVIVRVQGSVFLAPAKILWRTIHRMIPHKTKRGAAALARFKAYEGIPPPYDKAKRMFSLLLLSF, from the exons ATGCTCGTGACCATATGCTTGGAAGATTATCTTCAATTTTGCCAAATAGTAATTGTTCGTGTGCAGGGATCTGTCTTTCTG GCTCCTGCTAAGATCCTTTGGAGGACAATCCATCG TATGATTCCACACAAGACCAAGCGTGGGGCTGCTGCACTTGCTCGATTTAAGGCTTATGAGGGTATTCCACCACCATATGACAAGGCTAAGAGGATGTTCTCCCTGTTGCTCTTGA gtttttga
- the LOC113298589 gene encoding 60S ribosomal protein L13a-2-like isoform X3: protein MLVTICLEDYLQFCQIVIVRVQGSVFLAPAKILWRTIHRYLFVSSMIPHKTKRGAAALARFKAYEGIPPPYDKAKRMFSLLLLSF, encoded by the exons ATGCTCGTGACCATATGCTTGGAAGATTATCTTCAATTTTGCCAAATAGTAATTGTTCGTGTGCAGGGATCTGTCTTTCTG GCTCCTGCTAAGATCCTTTGGAGGACAATCCATCG TTACTTGTTTGTTTCTAGTATGATTCCACACAAGACCAAGCGTGGGGCTGCTGCACTTGCTCGATTTAAGGCTTATGAGGGTATTCCACCACCATATGACAAGGCTAAGAGGATGTTCTCCCTGTTGCTCTTGA gtttttga